The following DNA comes from Musa acuminata AAA Group cultivar baxijiao chromosome BXJ1-4, Cavendish_Baxijiao_AAA, whole genome shotgun sequence.
CGGCATCTTAATTGTTCCTTTTCAAGAGACTTCTTTTAGAAAAATAGACACAATTGTAGAAAAGCAATTAACTGTAGTAGCAGAAGAAGTAAAAGACTTTCAGATGCCACAACAAGCCAGTAGCTTTCTCCAAACAGAAAAGCATATCTTACAGTAGTAATAATTTGTGTCCATATTTTACTTGGCTCAATAACACAAGATAAACACACACTATAAggataaaaaaattacattttttATTGTGTGCCAAATCTAGAAACTGCTAAGTGCAAAATGCAAAGTGCAATCTATAAAAACCCCAAGAGAGAATGTATTATGCACACACATCCAAAGACCACAATCAAGTTCATTGAAATAGGATTTAGCATCTGTAACATTTCAAAAATTGCTCAAAGTTTATCAACCAGTCAGACCCATGCCCTGGTGTGTAAACAAAACTAAGCATGCCAAGTACAGTGTACATTAGAAGCAAACTAAGTTGTCACTATCCACTGAAAAAACTAAGATaggcaaagaagaaaaaagatttgTCTATTTTCACAGGCTCCTCAGTTGAACATGGACTTACTATACGTTTTCCATGAGTAGATTTTCTAGAAGAGTTCCATCAAACAATTTTATCACCATGAATTGCAAAGTCTTTATCTTTTCGACATACACACATTCGTCCTACATTGCCATCTCAGCTTGTAATGTTGCAAGTTCATCTTCTTCAGTAGTATTTTTCTGGTCAGCAGGCCGAGTTGGAGATGGAGAGGCAGGAACATGCACTGGAGGAAGAGGAGCAGTTGTAGCTGGCTGAAGCAGCTGCTCTTCCAACTCAGCACCCTCCAATTCTTCAAGTTCTGCTTCCAGTTCATCCTGAATCCCAATATGATTTATAAATCATCATGCAGGACATCAAAAAAAAGTTGTAAAATGGACATAGTTTGAAGGATGAATACTTCATCAAAGTCAGTCGCAGGTCCAACTGGAGCAGATAATGCTTCCTGAATCTGTTTCATGTTTTCAGTCTGCTCATTAATTTCACTCAGTGTCTTGTCAACATCGTCAATATTACTGTAACAGAAAGCAATATCAATTAGCTACACATTTCTTCTCAGAATTAACATGTCAGAATCACAGAGCTACAGTTCGGAGCAGAACAAATAGTGATCAAATTTAACACAGGAAAGGAGTGACATAAAAACATATGCAACAGATAAGACATGCTCCAATCTACCAAAGCAGTAATGATAGGAATCTATGCAGGAAAACATAATATGACATGTCCAGTCAACATATATTCCAGGTAAACATCATATGCACTCACGTTGCCTTCTGCAGAGCCTTCAGAGCTGCAGTTCCAACTCTCATCGCATCAACAGTCGCTGTTGTAGCTTTTGCACCTTCCAACATTATCATCTGACAAAAATCAAACCCACAAAAACAAACTATCATAAACTTTGCTTGTGAGACACTCAGGAAATGCCATCTTTAATTGGAAAAAAGAAGAACCTGATCATGAATCCGCAACTGGAAGTTCCCAAGCTGCTCAACTTCTTGTTCATATAGCCTTTTCCTTTTCAAGCATTGTATAGCAGCTACGATgtacaaaataaagattttcaacaattATGTTTACAAACATATGATTGTTTATACAAGTTATTCTCTAAATATATTACAAAAATGTATTATGAAATACATCAACACTGCTAAAAATTGATGAGAAGATGCATGTGCGGTAGctaaataacatataaaaaaaatctttcatagGAAACTTCTGGAAGACACACGAGCTCATTTACATCAACTTTCCATTGATAAATTCAGAATATAATAAATAGCAATTGGGTTACAgtacaaatgaaaatatcaaaacTGAATCAAGTCTAAATCATCAAGATGATATAGAACCACACCTCTAGAAGTTCAAAGCATGCGCTGCATGTATTGATCAATATAATACTTTTTCAACTCATACAAAAAAGATACCTATCAGACCTTGACGAATGGAAGCAACATAAAAATGGTCAGATAGTAACACACCCAGTTTCACAAAACAATGTCTATAACATCAgttatgtaacaaacattaacttTAAGACTAGTAGCAGAGCAGCAGTAATATGCATGAAGATGTACACATAATATCCTGGAAATAACTTAAGAGACAACTTTTGATCTCTAAGCAACATTTCCATAATGGTTCTGGTTTCAAGGAAAGCCATAACTAGATAGATCATTCTTCCAATTTAGCACCATTAGAATCATGGACAACTAACATAAGTAAGTAACCCACATGTGAAATCCAATAGCAAGTTGTAATAGCTACCTCTCTTGTTCTTTACTTTGGTAAATTCCTTGGCCTTCTCAACCTCAGTGGCCATCTTCTTCAGAAGaactttctcttttttctctAGCATCTCAAGTGTCTGAATTATGTATAACACCAGGAAGGAAGAGGTCATGTATTGGAGcaactaaaataatttatattttacaaGTCACAATAAATAACCAAATCTGGAAGGGAAAATGCATAAACTCATGCAAATTGATGTGACAAACTATCTCTTCTTGTTTTATGCATCTAACATACAAATCTGTGAATATAACAAAGTTGAAAACACAAAATGATGGAACTTTTACATTGGATTGCTCAAACTAGTGTTATTGGCAAAACGTACCCCTAACTCCTTTTCATCCTACAGTCATGCTTCATGCACTATAATGCTACTGCATTTGTAGATGTTATGTTCAATAAATAGCATAGTTCGCTGATTAAATTTGTATTGCTATCTTGTAGCAcaagattaaaataaaataatattctgaAGAACTGCTCTCTTGTCACACACGCTTAAAATAAAACACAAATAACGAAGATATTCAAAGCCAACAACAAAAGTTCAAACTTTTCCAGCAAGCCTTCTCTTGCAAGTTCATACTAAGAAATTATAACAGGATGATTAAAGGATTAATAGAGCATCCCAAGCGCTGATGAATCAGCCACAAACACAGGTTTGGCCAGTGTAGCCCTCATGAGCAGGAAAGTGGGACATCGACCATCTCCTTTTGCCTCCTAGTTTATGTAATAACAAGCCTCCCTTCTCCTTTCAGTAGCTAATAGAAAATCTTTCttctttctaattcatcacagcttcagttgtttcttcttcttggaaGGATCCTTGACTTGCCAGTGAATACATCTTTCTAATTTATAGGATATGATTAGGGTTGCTTCTAATTCTTTTTCATTTATCTGCATCAATCCTTACTCCCATTCAACATGTCACAGTTTATTATCTACTACGAAAAATCTACCCACGGATGAAATCCAACAAAATAACATACTACATGAAGTTAAATCCACCATCTAGCGAGCATCACTCTTCAAACAAATAATCATCGATGACCAGCCATGAAGGGCAAATTAAAAGTACCTCATTCAGTTTATCCAGCGTAGCCAACGCATTCGGCTGCTCCTTGGGCTTTCCAAATAGCCTACCAAGCATCGTCTACTTCCTCCAGAAAACCTACAATCTGTGGAAAAGACGAAAAATTTGCAGCTTCAGCCCTCAATTTCCCTCCCCAAAGATCTCACTTTGAGCGATTCGAGAGACAGTACCGCGATAAATCTTCTGCCGATCGACACGAATCGCATAAAAACGCTGTGTCGGAGCTGCTTCGTCTCCGATCATGGTTGGTTGATGGTATGACCATTAGGGAAGACCGGCCAACTACTTATCAACTCGCGTGAAGACCACCAAATATTAACTTTTCCTTTACCTTCCATTATATATTACCACTGCAATGTATTTTATTTGGGAGGGTAAAAAAAAATAGAAGTGATTTATTTAGGACAAATAATACCTTCTTTGGTTTATTATTTGGCTTGGTGATTTATCTAGAAAAAAAATGTATATTTTCAGCTTTTAAACACTTAAAATAtccttaaaaatataaaattaatatttttatttatttattttttagtaaATGATAAGCGATAAATGTGAATCTTATGATGATTTGATAAAGTAGCTAAGTTAGTCAACATCTTATTATCTTCCTTCTAAATATGTTGACTAGCTTTAACTGATAAATTTTTTGACAATTATTATAAGATATCGTGTTTGAATCCTATTTTTATCACTTATCcttgtaataaaaaaaattaacatcttcgaaaTAAATTTTTGAACCATAACTCTCATTTTTGAACCTTAATAACTATCACACCGATATTTAAGATTATTTATTTGATCTTTATCCACTTTAGCTTCTAGATTGATTCAAGAAAAGGGTGAATTTTAGTTTTTTGGAGATGTAATtaaaattctaaaataaaaataacttgGTGTAGATATAAGCTATGTACGTTGCTTACAAGTTTATTACTagatttgattatttttattgcTTTAGATATAAatgatgtaattattattattatttttaatctattataatatgttatttataattttatcattttctttataactttatttataatttatctaagAACCCTCCATCTTAATCCTTTGAATTTGTGGTAATTGagaaaattatcaaaaataactttaaggTGATCATTAAGATTAAACCCATTAAAAGGTGATCATTAAGATTaaacatttttttatttatttcattcCCACACAACCCAATTCATTGTGGATACAAGGGAAAATGGAACatatgatcaagatagatttcTTATCCCTATGCCATACTGATCACACACCTCTCATTTGATTCTTGATACATCAGTCCATCTCTGCTGAATTACCAATTAGGACTAGTCATGATGAAGCAGGTGCATCAGTGATCTAAAGCAGAGTGCAATTAGGACTAGCCATTCTCTTTCTATGTATTCTTCTGGGAAACCTTTAGGTCCTTGCAATTAGAATGGGTATTTGCATTACCTTGCATGCTTTCCTTCCTGTGATTTGTTTCTTCGTATATAACTGCAAAAAAGTATGAACAAACAGCTGATCTGATCAGAGCAAGCAAACTTTTGAATAGTATGGTGGTATATTTTTGTGATAGTTCATTGTTGAGAAATGCAACCAGTTGAAGACTGTGTGATACAATCTTAACAATTTTCTTGGAGAATACGAGAGAGGATCCCCTCACAACACCTATAATTACTCCAACTTCTTCAGCAAAAGGATCAGAAAGAACAAGTAGGCCTCGGCAATGTTGATCGTGCAGCTTAGGAGTTGTTAGAAGTTTCTGGAACAGTCATCGAATGCTAGGGAATCAGAGCACCTTCAATAGCTGAACCTCAAAAACCAGTGGCTCATTCGCATGAGAAAGCAGACTCCTCCGCGGACCAAACTGCAACATGAAATATGTATGATTATTAAAGAATAATGATTGGCATCTGAGAAAAAGTGTTTTCTGTGATTCAGTTGGTTACAGATTAATGACTTAATCCTTAAATCTTATATAGTCCATGCCTACATAGATGTGAAGCTACTTTAACTAGTCAAGAGAAGACGAAGGAGAAAACATACCTCATCTGGGATCGGTTTCAGGTTCTCATTGACATATCCCACATCAGGAGGGATTAGAGCTCTCCGCTTTCCTGAAAAAAAAAGAACTCCACATAAATTTCAACATAGCAAAAAGACAGACCAGATGATTTAGAGAAAAGGTCTAGAAAATTCCACAAGCACAGTTGTATGTTTACTATACTATTGATCAAGGACAGACAACATTTTGTATTGTGCAATTGAGCCATAATCTTTGTCAACGTCACCCAAAGTTTAAAAATCCATTCCTATATATCCTAAGAGCAAGTTTCAGTAGATGAATACTGCAATCTGCAAGCCATGTTTGTTTGCACGTCACAACAGTTGTCTTTGTGTCCCTGTAGGCCTTGCCCAAGGCCACTCATGTTATGACGGTAGGGATAAGGTTTGCACTTTCACTTCAAGGATCATGAGACCATTCAATtgggatatacaacataatcaagtAAATATCTTTAACATAATTCAAAATATGAATTGCTCACCTCCAGCCTTCATGCCAACTATAACATCTTTGAGGCCTTGTATAATCTGTAGAGATGGTGAGAGATATCATTCTTTCACAGGATCAAATAACTAAGCTTCATCAACATACATAAAGTAAATATCATAATAGATTTACACATGTAAATATTAATGAAAACGATTGAAAAGTAAGGGTAAATCATACCTATAGTAATCTCATTTCAAGAAAAACAATTGGTATGACACTCAAGGAAATTAACCTGTTTTTCATCGAGAGGAAGCACCACAGGTCTGCTCTCACCACTAAATTGGTCCACCGTGCTACAGATTGGTTTTAGACAGAGTATAAGATTGAATGTACACATAGATATGCAAACTGATATATTAATATTCCATTGCAAAAGCATTACAAATTCAATAGGCACTTTGATTTAAATTAGTTAAGACAGATGAAAAAATTAAGGTTAAATAATGAGGCATGGAGGAACAGTGACAGAACCCCCATTTCTAGATTCTTGGGATACTGGAAAGTGTAAACCATGGTTCTCTAGACTGGCATGTACTAGACGATACATATTGGTCTGATAGCTTGTCAGGTTGGTGACGCAGACAGACAAATGCCTCCCAAACACCGTGTAtacttaaatttaaaaaaaaaaaatgcatggcACGTTCTGGGTATAGAGACACTGGACTTGTACTGGACCGGCCGGGGGCCAGAATGGATCCAATCTCCAAATTGTCAAACCATACTGTAAAAATGATTTTTCAACTTGAAAGAAATGTCTTCAAGAAGAAGGGATAATGACCTAAAAAAGCCTCCCACTTCTCCTCTCTCCTGTCTTTTACAAACTGCATATGAGGATATCTTAAAGACCGCCTATGAGAACAACAAAAGATCCAACACTATCAAGTTCTACAAAATTTCATGTCTGCTAACTGAGATAGGATAGCAAGGTTGGTTTAACCTTGTGCTAAAATGTATATGTTCATGATCCTACAAGTAGATTAAAAAACAAACAGCTAATTCAAATATATGGTTTCAATACCATTGTAAACCGAGCACACAGCACTGATTCATTCTGATACTATTATCCGTATACCAGTATCAATTTGTTGATCGACATTAACACAACAGTCAATTATTCGTATATCTCGTATTGGTGCACTGAGGCATACAATACACACTAGTAAATGTTTACCAGTCAGATAACTATTCTGTTTATTGTTCCAATTACTATCTAATATTACCGGATAACTTTCAGAGAATGATCAATATTTAAGACCTTATAAAAAACCCATTGGACCTGGAAAATGTGCCATAGTAAGTAGAATAATCAATCCAATATTTACCTATGGACGAAATATCCGTTGGAACGTCGGCAAACATAGTTGAATTCAACCAGATCTCCTTCATGCGCttctggtccttccccttcaatgaTATCTATAAATGGAGAAAAAAACATTAGTAGGCACAaactacaaaaagagatgatccAAGCATCCTGATGCTGATAACAATCCAGAAGCTACACACACACAATTATGTGGAAATACTACCTTGAATTTTCACACCACCATCTAGCTTCCGATACCTGGATACTTCagaataagatatatataatcagtTTAAAGAAGTCAGAAATCACAATTAATAAACAAATAGTTTACTGTTTTACCTGAGTATTAAAGTATAAAAATGAAGAATCATATGATCCTTGACATATGAATTCACTGGAATAATATTCCGAATGCTACCTAATATTACCTGATTGTCTCAGAATCCTCTGCGTCTTTTGGTGGTAAAGAAAAAGCAGGATTAGCATAAACCAGAACACCAATTCCAACAAATGTCCTCCTTGATATTCTATATGATGTCTGAGGGATGAGACCTCCATATGAGTTTTTCACCCAAATTGCTCTTGCATCACATCTGTCCATATATCATTTTAACACATGATTGAATGAAGAGTACATACATTTTATGCAATTGACAGTTAAGATTGCACAAACCATTTCCAAAGCAGCCCTAATTTCATAAGTTTTAAAGACATATAGTAAGTTGAATCGCTTGATCAAATTGCAGTCATGACCAGTGAATCAGCCTTTTTTATATTAGTATCTGTGAACCACCCAGCAATCCTGCCAGATTTCTGAGAAGCAATAATGACCAGAAACAAAAGGAAGTTGCAAATAAATTAACTTCAGTTAATATATGCCTTGTAATCAGAATgacgattgtataaattattgagTTCGAGATTACTCACTATCACAAGTGGAAGTTACAGTGAATGTAGAAGCATACGTAATCAGAAAGGCTAGGAAATGCCAAAAAGCGACAGAAAAACACGTAGCAATGAGTAAACGATACTACTACCTGAATATCTGAAACTTTCACCAGAGTAAACTTCCTCCTGCTACTCCTAAGAGAAATTGGCCATGGTCCTAGAGCTCCAACTTCTTCTATGGTTTGATCCAACATCTCACACTTACGAGTGCCATTGTTGAGTATGTACTAGCAAGTGGATAGTCCATATGAGAAATGGAATGACCATGAGACACATGACTTATTGCGTTAATCTTTTGGGTCAATGGTGTTCCTTAGATGTGTAGAAGCCCTTTTCTATTAGGTGGTTTATGCTCGGATAttccccaacaagtggtatcagaaacCATGATTTGAGTTGGGCTAACAAGAGGAGCTAGCTAGATATGCCGGCTTAAGATGATTTAAGTCAAATGATGTGGCTGTTACTGTCAAGTAGGAAGACGAAGATGGCCAGTCTCAAGAGACCTAAGGCGTGATGCTAGTGTAAAAGACAAAGTGTGATGTATATGTAGCAAGGTGATAATTTGGCTACTTTAACAGCAATGATGGTATATGTGTGAGGTTTGGTGCATGGATGAATCAAGGTTGCATTACCAAGTTGTTGGCAATGTGATTGAATTGATAGCATGTGATGTATaagaagctttgatcaaggaCTCACAAGTGAACGGGAAGATGGTTGGATATTCAATTGTTGATGGATAGAGCCACATATGGAGAAGAGTTCACCAGGGGAGAGGGGTGAATCTGGTTATTCATTGATGAGTGGATTGTCGAGTGGGTTATTCCCATATGGCATAGTTAAGTTGCAAAAGATGGTAAAAGGGCATATGACATATGAAGGTACTGTGCTTGGATTGGGTAGTGTTTCTCATGTTTATCCCATTCATCCCAAACCTATTCAACTAAAAGATACCCCTAAACCATTCCAAATAACTAACAGAACCAATTACCAGGAAGCAAAAAAAGGCAATCCATCTGAAATGACCTCTAAATCTTCAAACCAAAACTTGTTGGGCTCGCTAGCCATATTGGAATGGGCATCCACGACTCAAACACATCAGAGAATTCCCAAAGTTCACTGTATTTGGATGAACCTTTTCCAGCATAAACATGATGAATTACTTGATGTGTTTGTGTAACACCAGTGTATAGCAAagcgaaaagaagagagagacccAAAGAAAGATCCCCAATTTCAAGCCCAGCTCTCGGCATCGTACCCAAAGGTCGACAGCACAAAGACTTAAAGAAAGGGAACGAGCAACAGCTGAGCAAGAAAAGGGAGACATTCCGGACGAGAAGGAAGAATCGAGAGACAGGAAATCCTACCTTGGAGTAAGAGAGGTGAAGCTCATCATCATGGAGGCCGGCATCCAAAGCGGGCAAGCTTTCATTTTTTTCCTCGGGTTTCTCCTAATTTTTCTGCTCCCTGCAACCAAGTGGCAGAAGAAGAACACGGGACTCGTCCCAAAAGATAGTATTGCATAGGACACCCTATTTTtctcttttgtcttttttttttatttctctggatttttcgttaagcttcCTATACCGTAAATATAAATTAATgggtgaatttttttaaaaaaatatttacatttgTAAATTTTGTTCAGAGTACCcaacttaaaaaaaaattcttataaattaatttttataaataattatttttatcatcgacCTTGTTGGAGCCGTCCTCGTCTCTATCTTGTATTACATTTGCCTTATTTGCTCATGACGTGTAACCCTCACTTGAGGAATGAGGAGCACGAGACCTTATCTTTATAGACCCGTCAATTCCATCATACATATCTCGTTCATAACTCTtatacaagaaaagaaaagacacACGGGTTATTATTTTCTTTGCAGATTTTATTGATCCTCGTTGGTTTTATCGTTTATAGCCCTTATATAAGGAAAGAAGGGTTACAAGAGTCgaacaccttttttttttatcttatatttttttattttttatttatcttgatATACTTAGTCAAGCTTCGTATATCATAAATTATTATACAAATATAATCAGTTTCGATCCTATTGGGTCGGATCCGACCGACTTCAAATTAGAATTCCGGTCAGCTTCATAAGACACCGCTGCACTTTATAACCACCGGTTCGCCATCTTATGTCCCAAACCTTCGCCATGGTCTAAAGCGCAGCAAGTCTTTACATGCCGCCGTCTTCGGTGTTTCGTTTCCCATGCCATGGATTTCCGTTTCCCCTTCCGCAGCATCCCGTGCCTCCCGTGCCCGCCGTCGCACCTTCGCTCGCCCACCTGCCCTCCGCGGCCACCGCCGGTCCAATACGTCCCCCTCTGCCCAGAATACCCTTTCTTCCTCCTACGGTAAGCTCTCCGCCTTCTGCGCCGCCGTCGCCGAGTCCGCCCGGCGCCGCATCGCCGCGCCTCTGCTCTCACCCGGCTCCATCCCCTCCTGTCCCAGCCCATCCGCCTACAACGCTCTCATGAAATCCTTCTCCCGCTGCGGCGACGTCGACGAGGTCATCCGCCTCTTCCACGAGCTCAGGCGCTCGCACCGCACGCCGAACGCCCTCTGCTACAATACCCTACTCAACTCCCTCGTTGTCGCCAACCGCCACGGCCATGCCGAAGCCTTGTTCGACGAAATGATAGCATCAGGTGTCGCCCCTACCACTTCCTCCTACACCATTCTTATAAAGTTGTTGTCTTTCTACCCGAACCTCATCGATTCGGCATACGAGGTCATCCGCTTCATGGTCCAGTCCGGCTGCCAACCGGATGCAATCACCTACTCGACCCTCGTAGCAGGGCTCTGCCGAGCAGGGAGAATAGAGGAGGCTTGGGGTGTTTTGGATCAAATGATGGAGGACAAGTTGCTGCCGACCGTCCAATCTTACACTTGTATCGTTCAGTGTTATTGCTCGGAAGGTAGGATCGAGGAGGCCAAGAGACTAGTTGGTGTGATGGAGAGTGTTGGATGTCAGCCAGACGTTGTAACTTATAGTGTCTTAATTGGGGCATTTTGCCAGGCTGGGGAATTTGGCGAGGTTGAGAAGGTTTTGAAGGAGAGCGAGGAGAAAGGATGGAAGCCAAATGAGTTTACCTATAATATCTATATGAATGGTCTTTGTAAGGCAGGTAAATTTGACGAAGCATTTCAGCTGTTAGAAGTCATGCGGGCGAGTGGATTGCATCCTACAATAGATACTCTCAACATACTTTTTGATTGTCTCTGCCAAGATTCTAAGGTTTGGGAGGCGAAATGTTTGTTGGAGAGGAGCTCTGAATTAGAATGGGATGTAGATGTCTTCTTCTATAACACCTTGATGAGTAGGTTTTTCGAGATAGGTGAGTTGGGTACTGTTCTGAAGCTGTTGAGCGAGATGTTAAAGAAGGGGATTGATCCTGACACTTGTACATTTACCATTGTGATCCGAAGCCTTTGCAAAGCTGGGATGCTTCAGCAAGTTAAATGCATTATCAACAATAAGGGTTTTGTTGCTGATGTTGTCACCTTTAACACTGTGCTACATGAGTTTTACATGGTGGACGAGTTAAATGATGTGCGGAAAGTTTATTCATATATGATAGCTGAAAATGTTACTCCAAATAAGTTCACATACTGCATCATGATTGATACTCTCTGCA
Coding sequences within:
- the LOC103980132 gene encoding peptidyl-prolyl cis-trans isomerase FKBP16-1, chloroplastic isoform X1, whose product is MKACPLWMPASMMMSFTSLTPRCDARAIWVKNSYGGLIPQTSYRISRRTFVGIGVLVYANPAFSLPPKDAEDSETIRYRKLDGGVKIQDIIEGEGPEAHEGDLVEFNYVCRRSNGYFVHSTVDQFSGESRPVVLPLDEKQIIQGLKDVIVGMKAGGKRRALIPPDVGYVNENLKPIPDEFGPRRSLLSHANEPLVFEVQLLKVL
- the LOC103980132 gene encoding peptidyl-prolyl cis-trans isomerase FKBP16-1, chloroplastic isoform X2, producing MEVSSLRHHIEYQGGHLLELVFWFMLILLFLYHQKTQRILRQSVSRYRKLDGGVKIQDIIEGEGPEAHEGDLVEFNYVCRRSNGYFVHSTVDQFSGESRPVVLPLDEKQIIQGLKDVIVGMKAGGKRRALIPPDVGYVNENLKPIPDEFGPRRSLLSHANEPLVFEVQLLKVL
- the LOC135641974 gene encoding pentatricopeptide repeat-containing protein At5g65560-like codes for the protein MPWISVSPSAASRASRARRRTFARPPALRGHRRSNTSPSAQNTLSSSYGKLSAFCAAVAESARRRIAAPLLSPGSIPSCPSPSAYNALMKSFSRCGDVDEVIRLFHELRRSHRTPNALCYNTLLNSLVVANRHGHAEALFDEMIASGVAPTTSSYTILIKLLSFYPNLIDSAYEVIRFMVQSGCQPDAITYSTLVAGLCRAGRIEEAWGVLDQMMEDKLLPTVQSYTCIVQCYCSEGRIEEAKRLVGVMESVGCQPDVVTYSVLIGAFCQAGEFGEVEKVLKESEEKGWKPNEFTYNIYMNGLCKAGKFDEAFQLLEVMRASGLHPTIDTLNILFDCLCQDSKVWEAKCLLERSSELEWDVDVFFYNTLMSRFFEIGELGTVLKLLSEMLKKGIDPDTCTFTIVIRSLCKAGMLQQVKCIINNKGFVADVVTFNTVLHEFYMVDELNDVRKVYSYMIAENVTPNKFTYCIMIDTLCSEGNHLDAIDLLLGSLRFGFFPDLVIRLNNWLVKSGKLREILNLAEEILSRGLVINVSIITSLVRVFCREGYCKSNNVYRVCLVLDKVLGMR
- the LOC103980133 gene encoding vacuolar protein sorting-associated protein 32 homolog 2 — translated: MLGRLFGKPKEQPNALATLDKLNETLEMLEKKEKVLLKKMATEVEKAKEFTKVKNKRAAIQCLKRKRLYEQEVEQLGNFQLRIHDQMIMLEGAKATTATVDAMRVGTAALKALQKATNIDDVDKTLSEINEQTENMKQIQEALSAPVGPATDFDEDELEAELEELEGAELEEQLLQPATTAPLPPVHVPASPSPTRPADQKNTTEEDELATLQAEMAM